The Carassius gibelio isolate Cgi1373 ecotype wild population from Czech Republic chromosome B14, carGib1.2-hapl.c, whole genome shotgun sequence genome has a segment encoding these proteins:
- the ap1ar gene encoding AP-1 complex-associated regulatory protein isoform X1, whose translation MGNCWAQCFGLFRREANRIQRGGGSKYFRSSIAGEHYTIEFENLVESDEGESSQSCPRPVSEEEIDHLKEHRYAAISDKQALIDEKLKAELVAEEEKLRLEEEAVFAAQREAARLAKEQKLKEGKQPLQRTKPRSEPESNDPRHKPKASDAEFEVYLQSVKAQSEAFRSNRLSSETNVVTPNTESSWDFTSKTDATSLDLEWEDEEGMNRMGPAWERSKTEEDILRAALRPGGKQLDSGPTSTSEDSNALEWENDFVSAHAEDSGDHGDEDFEGFVNPVVDTPTEEAEQKASSDQQQER comes from the exons ATGGGGAACTGCTGGGCTCAATGTTTTGGGCTCTTTAGAAGGGAAGCAAACAGGATACAAAGAGGAGGAGG ATCAAAGTACTTCAGAAGCAGCATAGCTGGGGAACACTATACCATTGAG TTTGAAAACCTCGTGGAGAGCGATGAG GGTGAGAGTTCACAAAGTTGCCCCAG ACCCGTGAGTGAAGAGGAGATTGATCACTTGAAGGAGCATCGCTACGCTGCCATCTCAGACAAACAGGCGCTGATCGATGAAAAGCTGAAAGCAGAG TTAGTGGCAGAAGAGGAGAAGTTAAGGCTAGAAGAGGAAGCTGTTTTTGCAGCCCAGCGCGAGGCAGCGCGGCTCGCTAAGGAACAAAAGCTAAAGGAG GGAAAGCAGCCGCTGCAGAGGACCAAACCCAGATCAGAACCAGAGAGCAATGACCCTCGGCACAAACC caAAGCTTCAGATGCAGAGTTTGAGGTCTACCTGCAGAGTGTGAAGGCTCAGTCTGAAGCGTTTCGCAGTAACA gACTCAGCTCTGAGACTAATGTGGTGACCCCGAACACAGAGAGCAGCTGGGACTTCACCAGTAAGACTGATGCCACCTCACTGGACCTGGAGTGGGAGGATGAGGAGG GAATGAATCGGATGGGTCCTGCATGGGAGCGTTCCAAAACAGAGGAGGACATTTTGCGTGCAGCCCTTCGTCCCGGTGGGAAACAGCTGGACAGTGGCCCCACCTCCACCTCGGAGGACTCCAACGCTCTGGAGTGGGAGAACGACTTTGTCAGCGCACATGCAGAGGACAGCGGTGACCACGGTGATGAAGACTTTGAGGGATTTGTTAATCCAGTAGTGGACACACCCACTGAAGAGGCGGAGCAAAAGGCCAGCTCTGACCAACAGCAGGAGAGATAG
- the ap1ar gene encoding AP-1 complex-associated regulatory protein isoform X2, with product MGNCWAQCFGLFRREANRIQRGGGSKYFRSSIAGEHYTIEFENLVESDEGESSQSCPRPVSEEEIDHLKEHRYAAISDKQALIDEKLKAEGKQPLQRTKPRSEPESNDPRHKPKASDAEFEVYLQSVKAQSEAFRSNRLSSETNVVTPNTESSWDFTSKTDATSLDLEWEDEEGMNRMGPAWERSKTEEDILRAALRPGGKQLDSGPTSTSEDSNALEWENDFVSAHAEDSGDHGDEDFEGFVNPVVDTPTEEAEQKASSDQQQER from the exons ATGGGGAACTGCTGGGCTCAATGTTTTGGGCTCTTTAGAAGGGAAGCAAACAGGATACAAAGAGGAGGAGG ATCAAAGTACTTCAGAAGCAGCATAGCTGGGGAACACTATACCATTGAG TTTGAAAACCTCGTGGAGAGCGATGAG GGTGAGAGTTCACAAAGTTGCCCCAG ACCCGTGAGTGAAGAGGAGATTGATCACTTGAAGGAGCATCGCTACGCTGCCATCTCAGACAAACAGGCGCTGATCGATGAAAAGCTGAAAGCAGAG GGAAAGCAGCCGCTGCAGAGGACCAAACCCAGATCAGAACCAGAGAGCAATGACCCTCGGCACAAACC caAAGCTTCAGATGCAGAGTTTGAGGTCTACCTGCAGAGTGTGAAGGCTCAGTCTGAAGCGTTTCGCAGTAACA gACTCAGCTCTGAGACTAATGTGGTGACCCCGAACACAGAGAGCAGCTGGGACTTCACCAGTAAGACTGATGCCACCTCACTGGACCTGGAGTGGGAGGATGAGGAGG GAATGAATCGGATGGGTCCTGCATGGGAGCGTTCCAAAACAGAGGAGGACATTTTGCGTGCAGCCCTTCGTCCCGGTGGGAAACAGCTGGACAGTGGCCCCACCTCCACCTCGGAGGACTCCAACGCTCTGGAGTGGGAGAACGACTTTGTCAGCGCACATGCAGAGGACAGCGGTGACCACGGTGATGAAGACTTTGAGGGATTTGTTAATCCAGTAGTGGACACACCCACTGAAGAGGCGGAGCAAAAGGCCAGCTCTGACCAACAGCAGGAGAGATAG